In one Mucilaginibacter sp. PAMB04168 genomic region, the following are encoded:
- a CDS encoding DNA polymerase Y family protein produces MPKRFASIWFRRLLTDQKAIRQPELKGKAYVFAEPDHGRMLITALTDEARKYGVTEGMTVADARVIAPDLLVFEGKPGRNLKLLTGLAEWCLRYTPLVQLDPPDGLLLDVTGCTHLKGGEKAYLQEIVSRLKTAGYDIRPAIADTIGAAWGVARCATSGLIVGEGAHRNALMPLPPYALRLPADLLIKLRNLGLHQISSFIYMPDSILRRRFGKNMILRLHQALGQETEHLFPLKEPVPYTEQLPCLEPIKTRPAIEIALNDLLERLCKRLYGEGLGLRSAMLTWYRIDGKNGNIKIGTNHASNRVQHLFKLFSIKLDTIAPGMGIEMFILDALKTESVSDRQSEIWSSKGGADSEEVAELLDRVAGRIGSASIQRYLPGEHYWPERTPKPDPDIEKAPESEWRTDKPRPIQILDHPEPITAMALTPDYPPKLFIWKGEQHVIVGADGPERIEREWWIEPGEHRDYYIAEDEAGRRYWLFRSGHYDAENNQHWYLHGFFA; encoded by the coding sequence ATGCCTAAGCGTTTTGCATCCATATGGTTCCGCCGTTTGCTCACAGACCAGAAGGCAATCCGCCAGCCTGAACTGAAAGGGAAAGCGTACGTCTTTGCCGAACCGGATCACGGAAGGATGCTCATCACCGCATTAACAGATGAAGCCCGCAAATACGGGGTTACCGAAGGCATGACCGTTGCGGACGCAAGGGTGATTGCGCCAGACCTGCTGGTCTTCGAAGGAAAACCGGGACGGAATCTAAAGTTGCTGACCGGCCTTGCGGAATGGTGCCTGCGCTATACACCGCTCGTCCAGCTTGATCCTCCTGACGGCTTACTGCTAGATGTGACAGGCTGTACCCATTTGAAAGGAGGCGAAAAAGCCTATTTACAGGAGATCGTATCGCGGTTAAAAACGGCAGGTTACGACATTCGGCCGGCTATTGCGGATACTATAGGTGCGGCCTGGGGCGTCGCCCGCTGTGCGACCTCCGGTCTCATCGTTGGGGAAGGTGCACATCGGAATGCGCTAATGCCTTTGCCGCCTTATGCGCTCCGGTTGCCCGCTGACCTGCTGATCAAGTTACGCAACTTGGGGCTGCACCAGATCAGCAGTTTCATCTATATGCCTGATTCCATACTGCGGCGGCGCTTCGGAAAGAATATGATATTACGTTTACATCAGGCACTCGGTCAGGAAACGGAACATTTGTTCCCGCTCAAAGAACCTGTTCCCTATACAGAACAGCTTCCTTGCCTCGAACCCATCAAAACAAGACCGGCGATCGAGATTGCCCTGAATGATTTGCTCGAAAGATTATGTAAGCGCCTTTACGGTGAGGGCCTGGGGCTTCGGTCCGCTATGTTGACCTGGTACCGGATTGACGGAAAGAACGGGAATATTAAAATCGGGACCAATCATGCCAGTAACCGCGTCCAGCACCTGTTCAAATTATTTTCTATCAAGCTGGATACGATCGCCCCGGGGATGGGTATTGAAATGTTTATTTTGGATGCGCTTAAAACCGAGTCCGTCAGCGACAGGCAAAGTGAGATCTGGTCTTCGAAGGGCGGAGCGGACAGTGAAGAAGTGGCTGAACTACTCGACCGGGTTGCCGGACGGATTGGCAGTGCATCTATCCAGCGGTATCTGCCCGGTGAACATTACTGGCCGGAACGCACACCGAAACCTGATCCGGATATTGAAAAAGCGCCGGAAAGCGAATGGCGCACGGATAAACCGCGCCCTATTCAAATACTCGATCATCCCGAACCGATCACCGCCATGGCGCTGACTCCTGATTATCCGCCCAAACTCTTTATCTGGAAAGGTGAGCAGCATGTTATCGTCGGTGCGGATGGACCTGAGCGTATCGAACGAGAATGGTGGATAGAGCCGGGTGAACATCGCGATTACTACATTGCTGAAGATGAAGCCGGACGCCGTTACTGGCTTTTCCGTTCCGGCCATTACGATGCGGAAAATAACCAGCACTGGTATTTACATGGCTTTTTCGCATGA